In Pseudomonas putida, a genomic segment contains:
- a CDS encoding hemopexin repeat-containing protein, whose amino-acid sequence MIPKTLYIGIDGVDYTRFEKRFSTSHHWHYHKAYTGGIVGEATQVGTWSGPGWATALTGVWANKHLITGNSASQRANPLYPCILRHMKDYNRALTITSTVTWLPIHDFFANQLSGIDVAAFEKDDAGAVRHVKSHIENGADINFLQLSDPDYTGHDHGYGARYDESLITAFTQIEVLRRAVEDRQRKYPEEQWLIVLTTDHGRAGRGHSHGGHSIDEKTVFIATNLAPNAELTNPVMIPGLHELYGYAAHTAIVPTILRHMGALQQIESWRLDSIPLIGDLGVRKPRLDKRRKALTWHTEKTGNVGIYKNETFQAYQRGDAQQWEDDAVAAPGNAFSILQNATQSPVGTPYIRSVLDWGNDKLMFFFDHGNYSRYDLARDRMDAGYPTAITQDNWPGLAAYQSSIVASFKWDAEHVMFFLNDGSYIKYNTSTESMSGYPRAIRDSNWPGLEVYAKKIKTAVRWKNDKVFIFLNDNRYLRYDVKADKMDSGYPLQVSNNLWPGVAPHRDKIVAAVRNGEKNSAFFFLDDMTYLKYDMDKEGVPDAYPVKLPRYWPGLYW is encoded by the coding sequence ATGATCCCCAAAACCTTGTACATCGGTATCGATGGCGTGGATTACACCCGCTTCGAAAAACGCTTCAGTACGTCGCACCACTGGCACTATCACAAAGCCTACACCGGCGGCATTGTCGGCGAAGCAACGCAAGTCGGTACCTGGAGCGGGCCCGGTTGGGCCACGGCACTGACGGGCGTCTGGGCCAACAAACACCTCATTACCGGCAACAGCGCTTCACAACGCGCCAACCCACTCTATCCCTGCATACTGCGTCATATGAAGGATTACAACCGGGCGTTGACGATCACCAGCACGGTGACGTGGTTGCCGATCCATGATTTCTTTGCGAACCAGCTCAGCGGTATCGACGTCGCCGCCTTTGAAAAGGATGACGCAGGCGCTGTCAGGCATGTGAAATCGCATATTGAAAACGGCGCAGATATCAACTTCCTGCAACTGAGCGATCCGGACTACACCGGCCACGATCACGGCTACGGTGCCCGCTACGATGAATCCTTGATCACCGCATTTACCCAGATCGAAGTGCTGCGCAGAGCCGTCGAGGATCGGCAGCGCAAGTACCCTGAAGAACAATGGCTGATCGTACTGACCACCGATCATGGGCGTGCCGGCCGAGGCCATAGCCACGGCGGCCACAGCATTGACGAGAAAACCGTCTTCATTGCCACCAATCTTGCGCCCAACGCTGAATTGACCAACCCGGTGATGATTCCGGGACTGCACGAACTCTATGGCTATGCAGCCCATACCGCGATCGTGCCGACCATCCTGCGGCATATGGGGGCACTGCAGCAGATCGAATCCTGGCGACTGGACTCCATCCCGCTTATCGGCGACCTGGGCGTTCGAAAACCACGGCTGGACAAGCGCAGGAAGGCACTCACCTGGCATACGGAAAAAACCGGTAATGTCGGAATCTATAAAAATGAAACGTTCCAGGCCTACCAGCGAGGTGATGCTCAGCAGTGGGAAGATGATGCAGTGGCGGCGCCGGGCAACGCTTTCTCGATCTTGCAGAACGCTACCCAGTCCCCGGTCGGCACGCCTTACATCCGGTCAGTCCTGGACTGGGGCAACGACAAGTTGATGTTCTTCTTCGATCATGGCAACTACAGCCGCTACGACTTGGCCAGGGACAGGATGGACGCCGGCTACCCGACGGCCATCACCCAGGACAATTGGCCAGGGCTCGCCGCATATCAATCCAGCATCGTCGCCTCGTTCAAATGGGATGCCGAGCATGTGATGTTCTTCCTGAACGACGGCAGCTACATCAAGTACAACACGTCCACCGAAAGCATGTCCGGTTATCCAAGAGCCATTCGAGACAGCAACTGGCCGGGACTGGAGGTCTATGCAAAAAAAATCAAAACCGCCGTGCGCTGGAAGAACGACAAGGTTTTCATCTTCCTGAACGACAACCGCTACCTGCGCTACGACGTCAAGGCGGACAAAATGGACTCAGGTTATCCACTCCAGGTCAGCAACAACCTTTGGCCTGGCGTCGCGCCGCACAGGGATAAAATCGTCGCTGCCGTCAGAAACGGCGAGAAGAATTCCGCGTTCTTCTTTCTTGATGACATGACCTATCTGAAATACGACATGGATAAAGAGGGGGTCCCCGACGCCTACCCAGTCAAACTGCCACGTTACTGGCCCGGGCTGTATTGGTGA